The proteins below are encoded in one region of Cyanobacteriota bacterium:
- a CDS encoding LysR family transcriptional regulator gives MSINHEALEALVSIVNQGSFRAAAEDLHKAQSSISYAIKNLEKELDIEIFDRKSYRPKLTEIGKLIYNKAKYILKMQNELVDFTESLKSGVESRLDLCISVISSNEVFIDILKKFKAKYPQTELRLVFSSFDGPINSLVSGEANIIISAEPSHGTDLDKLNWRTVEYVPVCTSEYPAASSSIQESYFTSLTQIIIGDRSLDAQRTPNDLIETTNTWSVNSFELKKKFILEGLGWGYLPQEYICKEIDQGKLVKLPCKNTSYIPLYQIRQKSVCIGPAASYLWDLFIDASPRINNY, from the coding sequence ATGTCAATCAACCACGAAGCATTAGAAGCCCTTGTCAGCATTGTAAACCAAGGTAGTTTTAGAGCTGCCGCTGAAGACTTGCACAAAGCACAATCCTCAATTAGTTACGCCATTAAGAATCTAGAAAAAGAATTAGATATTGAGATTTTTGATCGCAAGAGTTATAGACCCAAGCTAACTGAAATTGGTAAATTGATTTATAACAAAGCCAAGTATATTTTAAAAATGCAAAACGAACTGGTTGATTTTACTGAGAGTCTCAAATCAGGAGTTGAATCAAGATTGGATCTTTGCATTTCTGTCATTAGCTCCAATGAAGTTTTTATCGATATTCTCAAAAAATTCAAAGCAAAATATCCTCAAACAGAACTTAGATTAGTTTTTAGTTCCTTTGATGGACCAATCAATTCTTTAGTCTCAGGAGAAGCAAATATAATCATCTCGGCAGAACCCTCTCATGGTACGGATCTTGACAAACTCAATTGGAGAACAGTTGAATACGTTCCTGTCTGCACATCAGAATATCCTGCAGCAAGTTCTAGTATTCAAGAAAGTTATTTCACCAGCCTGACACAAATTATTATTGGCGATAGATCACTTGATGCGCAGCGCACACCAAATGATTTAATCGAAACTACCAATACCTGGAGCGTTAATAGCTTTGAACTCAAAAAGAAATTTATACTTGAAGGGCTCGGTTGGGGTTATTTGCCGCAAGAATATATCTGCAAAGAAATAGACCAAGGTAAACTTGTTAAACTACCCTGCAAAAATACCAGCTACATTCCGCTCTATCAAATTCGTCAAAAATCAGTTTGTATTGGCCCAGCCGCCAGCTATCTTTGGGACTTATTTATTGATGCTTCGCCTAGAATCAACAATTATTAG
- a CDS encoding circularly permuted type 2 ATP-grasp protein, whose product MAIFANYDTNGFHDEYFTAEGIVRDYAKDLVLNIDALSKKDLKEKQKAAELAFFNMGITFTVTGEESGVERIFPFDMLPRIIDQQEWLSTERGLKQRIHALNLFIHDIYNEQKIIKDNVIPREIIESGASFIPQCKGLNPPKNIWAHITGTDLVRGADGKIYVLEDNLRCPSGVSYVLENRLIMKRIFPKLFESMSVSHVDDYPSQLLATLTHVSPVENPTVVILTPGIYNSAYFEHSFLAHQMGIQVVEGKDLVVENDFVYMRTTDGLARVDVIYRRIDDLFLDPLVFRADSLLGVPGLMKAYVKGNVSLVNAPGTGIADDKVIYKFVPDMIKYYLGEESILNNVPTYLCCDNKEREYVLNNLENLVVKAANEAGGYGMLMGPSSTAKQRSEFTDKIKANPRNYLAQPVLALSRVPTLINNQIEGRHVDLRPYILYGKDIYVMPGGLTRVALKKGSLIVNSSQGGGSKDTWVRTA is encoded by the coding sequence ATGGCAATTTTTGCAAACTACGATACAAATGGATTCCATGATGAGTATTTCACGGCAGAAGGTATTGTACGTGATTATGCCAAAGACTTAGTACTTAACATCGACGCTCTAAGTAAAAAAGATCTCAAAGAGAAACAAAAAGCTGCAGAGCTTGCTTTTTTCAATATGGGAATTACTTTTACAGTTACTGGAGAAGAATCTGGTGTTGAAAGGATATTTCCTTTTGATATGTTGCCACGAATTATAGACCAGCAAGAATGGTTAAGTACTGAGCGAGGTCTCAAGCAACGTATACATGCGCTTAATTTGTTTATTCATGATATCTATAACGAACAAAAAATCATTAAAGACAATGTTATTCCAAGAGAAATTATTGAAAGCGGTGCTTCATTTATTCCTCAATGCAAAGGATTAAATCCACCAAAAAACATTTGGGCTCATATTACAGGAACTGATTTAGTCAGAGGAGCTGACGGTAAGATTTATGTCTTAGAAGACAATCTCAGATGTCCTTCTGGCGTTTCCTATGTATTGGAGAATCGCTTGATAATGAAACGGATTTTCCCTAAGCTCTTTGAATCCATGTCAGTAAGTCATGTTGATGATTATCCAAGTCAATTACTTGCAACTTTGACTCATGTTAGCCCTGTGGAAAATCCAACTGTTGTGATACTTACTCCGGGGATTTACAACTCTGCATATTTCGAGCATTCATTTCTTGCCCATCAAATGGGTATTCAAGTAGTCGAAGGTAAAGATCTTGTTGTTGAAAACGATTTTGTCTACATGCGTACCACTGATGGTTTAGCGAGAGTAGATGTAATTTATAGAAGAATAGATGATTTATTTCTTGATCCATTAGTCTTTAGAGCGGATTCTTTATTAGGAGTACCTGGCTTAATGAAGGCTTATGTCAAGGGCAATGTAAGTCTTGTTAATGCACCAGGCACTGGGATTGCCGATGATAAAGTAATCTACAAGTTTGTCCCTGACATGATCAAGTACTATCTTGGCGAGGAATCTATTCTAAACAACGTACCAACTTATTTGTGTTGTGATAATAAAGAACGCGAATATGTTTTAAACAATTTAGAAAACCTAGTTGTTAAAGCAGCTAATGAGGCTGGCGGTTATGGTATGTTGATGGGACCAAGTTCAACAGCCAAGCAGCGTAGTGAGTTTACCGATAAAATCAAAGCCAATCCACGTAACTATCTAGCACAGCCTGTTTTAGCGTTGTCGCGAGTGCCGACCCTGATCAATAATCAAATCGAAGGCAGGCATGTTGATCTAAGACCATATATTTTATACGGCAAAGATATTTATGTGATGCCGGGTGGATTGACAAGAGTGGCTTTAAAAAAAGGATCTTTGATTGTTAATTCATCACAAGGCGGTGGCAGTAAAGATACCTGGGTGAGGACTGCATAG
- a CDS encoding alpha-E domain-containing protein, with translation MLSRVASNIFWMQRYRERAENMARLIEVNFNLNIDMPESEKQWEPLLRAVGAEEEFQKHHQNFNRDTVLDFLTFDLRNPSSIFSCLTMARENARSIREIITSDMWHEINTLYLFLQQSQNQILNHHNFYSRVKRQCQLFTGISDTTLSHGIGWHFGRVGYLLERADMGSRLLDVKYFTLLPSPDLIGSPFDNIQWNALLASMSALEMYRQKWQQIRHINVAEFLILDREFPRSIFSCISRATHSLLTIKETGNNPDAAKPYEISKALLAKIESANGESIINYGLHEYLDEIQKGLIEIGESISAVYFSTKDLVKK, from the coding sequence ATGTTAAGCAGAGTAGCTAGTAATATTTTTTGGATGCAACGCTATAGAGAACGTGCGGAAAATATGGCGCGATTGATAGAGGTGAATTTCAATCTCAATATAGACATGCCAGAGTCTGAGAAGCAGTGGGAGCCTTTACTTCGAGCTGTAGGAGCCGAGGAAGAATTTCAAAAACATCATCAAAACTTTAATCGAGATACGGTCTTGGATTTCTTGACTTTTGATTTACGCAACCCTAGTTCTATATTTTCTTGCTTGACCATGGCAAGAGAAAACGCTAGATCAATAAGAGAAATTATCACTTCTGACATGTGGCATGAGATTAATACTCTCTATCTCTTCTTGCAACAAAGTCAAAATCAAATACTTAATCATCACAATTTTTATAGTAGGGTCAAAAGACAATGTCAATTGTTTACTGGTATATCTGATACCACTCTCTCTCATGGTATAGGCTGGCACTTTGGTAGAGTTGGTTATTTACTTGAAAGAGCTGATATGGGTTCGCGTCTGCTTGATGTCAAGTATTTTACACTCTTGCCTTCACCTGATTTAATAGGTTCGCCATTCGACAATATTCAATGGAACGCTCTACTAGCCTCGATGAGCGCTCTTGAGATGTATCGCCAAAAGTGGCAACAGATTAGACATATCAATGTAGCTGAGTTTTTGATATTGGATAGAGAGTTCCCACGCTCTATTTTTAGTTGCATCAGTAGGGCAACACATTCCTTGCTTACTATCAAAGAGACGGGTAATAATCCTGATGCCGCTAAGCCTTATGAGATCAGCAAAGCTTTACTTGCAAAAATAGAATCTGCCAATGGTGAATCAATTATCAATTATGGTCTGCATGAATATTTAGATGAGATACAAAAGGGATTAATTGAAATAGGTGAAAGTATCAGTGCAGTTTATTTTAGTACTAAGGATTTGGTTAAAAAATAG
- a CDS encoding glutaminase, with amino-acid sequence MNYQTILEEIQNEIQPLIGQGKVANYIPALAAIPITKFGMALKTIENKEYSVGDAKERFSIQSISKIFSFALAIKELGDELWIRVGKEPSGTAFNSLVQLEFEKGIPRNPFINAGALVMTDILTSSYDDPKQTLLDIVRDLADNPDIDFDEVVAQSENEWGDRNRALAYFIKDFGNINNSVNEVLDLYFHQCSLSMSSLDLVRAFSCLANAGKTVGTNKTIISERQTKRINSLLMTCGTYDAVGDFAYRVGLPGKSGVGGGIIAIMPGHFVLSVWSPGLNETGNSLVGTKALELFTTKTKTSIF; translated from the coding sequence ATGAACTATCAAACAATACTCGAAGAAATTCAGAATGAGATTCAACCACTAATTGGACAAGGCAAGGTTGCTAATTATATTCCAGCACTAGCGGCTATTCCAATCACTAAATTTGGAATGGCTCTTAAAACCATTGAGAATAAAGAATATAGTGTTGGTGATGCCAAAGAGCGTTTTTCTATTCAAAGCATTTCCAAGATCTTTAGTTTTGCACTTGCTATTAAAGAATTAGGTGACGAGCTCTGGATCCGTGTCGGCAAAGAACCGTCAGGGACAGCATTTAACTCATTAGTTCAGCTTGAATTTGAGAAGGGCATTCCACGCAATCCATTTATTAATGCTGGTGCTTTGGTGATGACCGATATACTGACTTCAAGCTATGATGATCCAAAACAAACTCTACTTGATATCGTTAGGGACTTGGCTGATAATCCAGATATTGATTTTGACGAAGTCGTTGCTCAGTCTGAAAACGAATGGGGCGATAGAAACAGAGCCCTTGCTTATTTCATTAAGGATTTTGGCAATATCAACAACTCAGTAAACGAAGTATTGGATTTATACTTTCATCAATGCTCACTAAGTATGTCTTCGCTTGATTTGGTTAGAGCATTTTCTTGCTTGGCTAATGCTGGCAAAACTGTTGGAACCAACAAAACTATTATTAGTGAAAGACAAACTAAGCGCATCAATTCTCTACTAATGACTTGCGGAACTTATGATGCAGTCGGAGATTTCGCTTATAGAGTGGGTTTGCCCGGCAAGAGCGGGGTTGGTGGTGGCATCATTGCAATAATGCCAGGGCATTTTGTGCTGAGTGTTTGGTCTCCAGGTCTTAATGAAACAGGTAATTCACTTGTTGGAACAAAGGCACTAGAGTTGTTTACGACAAAAACTAAGACTTCTATTTTTTAA